A stretch of DNA from Desulfurella amilsii:
GCTCTTGTGTTATTTTTTGATTATTTAACAATAACTGTCCAATTAAAGACACACAAAACACCTCTTTTATTTAATTTTAGCATGTTTTTATAAAAATAACAAATACAGCTTGTTAAACCAAACTATTTAAAAAATGCAAAATTTTTAATTAATTTGACTTTTAAGGCTGAATCTTTTAGTATAGGCGCAAGAAAAAATTTTTAGGAGGTACAATTTAATGGGTCATGGAAAAGTTGTAAACGTTTCTGATGCATTAAGCGTCATCAAAGATGGTGATGTTGTAGCCATCTCAGGGTTTAATTTGTCTACGGCACCAGAGTATTTGATCTTGGAGCTTTTTGAACAGTACAAAAAAACAGGTCATCCAAACAATCTATTTATTATTTCAGACACACTGCCTGCGGTAGCAGACAGAGGCCTTGACAAAGTTTTTGGTGAACTTTATCAAGACAAAGACCAAAAATTTATTAGGGGCACTTTAATGCCTTTTATTGGTTGGTCGCCCGCTTTGATGAAAATGACGCTTGAAAACAGGATCGAGGTGTATTCTTTTGCTATTGGTACAACTTCTTACTGGTTTAGGGAAGTTGCAAGCAACAGACCAGGATTATTATCAAAAGTTGGTATTGGGACATTTTTAGATCCAAGAATTGACGGTGGCGCTTCAAATGAAATTGCAAAAGAAAAGAAAACCTGTAAAGTAGATGTACTTACTATAAATGGCGAAGAATGGCTATTGTACCAGGCGCCAACACCAGATGTAACGCTTATTAGAGGCACAACTGCCGACGAAGACGGCAATATTTCAATGGAAGAAGAAGGTATCTATGGCACAGTGCTTAATATGGCACAAGCTGCCAAAGCTCTTCCCAATCAGGGCAAAGTTATTTGCCAGGTAAAGTATGTTGCGCGAAAGGATACCATACCAACAAGAGAAGTTATCGTCCCTGCACCACTTATTGACTACGTTGTAGTAGCACCAGATGCAGAAAAATACCATAAAATATCTGGTAGCTATGTGTATGATCCAAGGCTTGCTGGTCATGTAAAAGCTAAAAAAACTAAAGAACTAGAAGAACTCTTGCCAGCACCAAATCAAATAAGGGATAGGATAGCAGCAGGAAGAATCTTAATCGAAGTCATGAAAACTGCCGCAAAATTAAAGAAACCATTATTTGGTAACCTAGGTATAGGTATTCCTGTATATGCATCGTGGCTTGCGGGAGAATTAGGCTTAAGTAATTTGCTTGCACTAACTGTTGAGCCTGGACCTATCGGCGGGATTGCATTAGTTGGGCCAGATTTTGGCGTTGCTATATCACCACAGGCAATAATTCCAATGCCTGATATGTTTACAAACTATGAGGGTGGCATTATAGATTTTGCAGCTTTAGGGTTTATGGAAATTGACTCAAAAGGCAATTTAAATCCATCATATAGTTCAACAAAAGTATCAGGACCAGGTGGTTTCCCTGTAATTAGCTCAGGATCGCCAAGAACATTCTTTGCTGGAGGTTTTACTGCTGGCAAGTTTGATATAGATGCTGCTAAAGGAAAATTGATAATAAAATCTGACGGAAATATATTAAAGTTCAATGAAAAAATTGTAAAAATTGTATTTAGTGGTCCTCAGGCTGTAAAGGCAAAAAAAGAAATACTGTACGTCACAGAAAGAGCCGTATTTGGCTTGAATGAAAATGGCCTGATACTTAAAGAAATTGCACCAGGTGTTGATTTAGAAAAAGACATCCTGGCAAAAATGAACTTTAAGCCTCAAATTGCTAATAAACTTGAAACAATGCCTGAGTGCTTGTTCCATCCAAGCTTAGACCCGCTTAAAGAACACATCGACGATATATTAGAAGAGGCTGGGTTAATTTAAAAATAATCAAAATCAAGAAGGGCTTAAACCCCTCTTGATTTTTTTAGTACATTTGTTTACACTAGAATAAAAAAATGGGGGGTTAAGATGACAGTTTTAGAAGCAATAAAGTCAAGGAAATCTACACGAGCATTTTTAGACAAGCCAGTGGAAAAAGAAGTGCTTTATAAGTTGTTTGATATTGCTAGATTTGCACCATCTGGCCACAATGTTCAACCCTGGGAGATTTTGGTATTAACAGGTCAAACTAAAAATAAATTAAGCGATGCTTTAGTAGAAGCGGTAAAAAGCAGCGTTGAAAGGCAATACGATTATATATACGAAGTAAAAGATATGCCACAATACATTAAAGATAGGCGCAGAGCTTGTAATACAAGGGTTTTTGAATTCAAAAACTTAGACCCAAAAGATAAAGTTGCTCTTCAAGAACACATATTAGAAAACTTTAGGTTTTTCAATGCACCTGTTGAATTACTTCTATTAAGAGAAAAAAACTTAGGCGAAAACACATTTATAGATATTGGCATTATGGCACAAACTATAATGCTGCTTGCTTTGGAATTTGGCCTAGCTAGTTGCCCAAAAACATCCATTGCAGCATATGCTCCTGTTATAAAGAAAACACTCAATATACCAGACACAAAAATGGTTATAATGAGTATTTCACTTGGATATCCAGATAACAATGCTTACATCAATAAGCTAACGATGGACAGAATAGCTGTAGGGGATTTTGTCACTTTTTTAGATTAGGTTTAGTCCTTTTTGAAAATTAGCTTAAGTGGGCAACCTGTAAACTTAAACATAGAATATAATTGATTTTTGATATAGTGCTCAAAATTTTTGGGCACTTTTTCTGTATTTGTAAAAATCACAAATGTGGGCGGTTTCGTTTCAACTTGATTTATATATTTTATCTTGATAGGTTTTGAATTTATATTTATTGCAGGATGCGTTTTTGATAAAACGTGGAGAGCTTCATTTAAATCGTGCGTGGGGATTCTTTTGTTGTAGTAATCCTCAACAATCTGTATATTTTTAAAAATTTTATCAATATTTTTTGATTCTTTGGCGCTAACTCTCAAAAATGGCGCAAATTTTACAAAAGAAAGCCTGTCTTTTAATTCTTTAAAAACCTTATCATGATCTTTTTCTACTAAGTCCCACTTGTTAAGCACAACTACAATACCTTTGTGTTTTTGCTCAAGCAAAGAAGCTATTCTTAAATCTTGCGTTTTTACACCCTCAATAGCATCAATCACTAAAAGTGCTATATCGCATCTTTCGATAGAAAACAAGGCTAGATATGACGCTAATTTATCAAGACTTTCTTTTTTTAATTTTAGTCTTAAGCCTGCCGTATCAACTATTTTGTAAGTTCTATTATTATACCTAATAAAACTATCAACGCTGTCTAGCGTTGTACCAGCCTGTGGGGCAACAATTGAGCGCTCTTTTTTTAAACATGCATTAAAAAGGCTAGATTTCCCTACATTGGTCCTACCCACAAAGGCTAATTTTGTATCTGAATCATCAATTTTAATACTTTTGTTTATAAGCTCATAAAGCCTTTCTTTGAGTTTATCTATATTAGTTTTGCGTTTTGTTGAGATCAATATCGCATCTTTAAAACGCATAAATTCATAAAAAAAATTATCATTTTTTTCATCAACTTTATTAACCACTATAATGTATGTTTTTTTGAGCTTTACAATCATCTTAAACAATGATATGTCAAAATCACTTAATGGTTCTTTTGCATCAAAGACAAGGATCACAATATCGCTAGACTCAATAGCCTCTTGTGTTTGTAAATTAATTTTTTTTGATAAAGCGTAGTCTTCATCATTGAGCCCACCTGTGTCAATAAGCATTGCATTTTTATCTTTAATGGTTAAATAATCTGCTATTGTATCGCGTGTTGTGCCAGGCATCTTGCTTATTATGCTTTTGTTTTTAGCTACAAGTAAATTAAAAAGACTCGATTTACCTACGTTGGGTTTACCTACAATGGAAATTATCATACAAACCAATTTTCAGATTCAAAATTTTTAGAAGGTATCTCAATAAGTATGTCTTTATTTGTTGGAAATCTTTCTATAATTTTATTTTCATGCTCAATATTAATATAAAAGAAAACTTTCTCTTTTTCATGTACGCCCAAAAAATCTTTTGAAATTTTAATCTCCAAGATTTTATTTATTGCATAGTCAAAAAATTTTTCTTGGGCTATAATTTTGCCATTTCTGTCAAATCTCTGAATGTAGCTTTTTTGGTTTGACAAAGAAAGGCATGTCTTAACATTATCGAATATCTCTATGCAGATTGTATATTGATCCAGTATATTGGATTTTAAGTTATTAAAGTCTATCCTCAAAAAAATATCATTTTCATTAAAACCATAGTAAATTTTCTTAATCATTCTATCTGAAACGCTCATCGCAGATTCAAGCTCTACAAACTCGCCTGCACCAGTCCATTCAAAATAAGAGCTAATAACACCATCAATTTTAGGGTTAATGAAGCTAATAGGACTTTTGCTTTCTAAGGTACTCAAGCGCTTTTTAATTGGTATATATAGCTCTCGTGGGGGAGTTTTTTTATCAAGCATATAAGCCTTTATAAGCATACTTCTAAATAAATTATCAAACAAAACATCATCTGTAGAAGAATGATCTGCCCCATACCACCAGTTCCAATCGCTGCCTTGTGCTTTGTATAACTGATTTATGCTAGCTTTATTTGTTGAAAGACGCTCGCGAGCTTTATTGAGCAAGTCCCACGCTTTATTATCCTCATCATCTCCTATCCATATATTAAAATTAGCCCCAATCCATGAACCTGGCCAGATTTTGCCAAATTTGAGCTCTTTGGCATCTTTTAGTTCCAAATACTCATCTGGCGTAATAATTTCTATATCAGTGTCTTTTTGCAAACTATCATACAGATAATTTAAAAAATCATAGCCATTGTTATCGTAGTACTCCCAGGCATTTTCACCATCCAAAATAACGCTAACAATGGATTTTGGCCCGCTTCGTGACTCTACGGCTTTTATGGAATTTAAAAAGTCTTCCACTGCGTCTTTGTAGTGCATATGAGAGTACACAAATCCTATTTTATCAGACAATGTATGGTCTCTAAAAAACATATGCAATGATAAGTTATTATTTTCGTATAAATATGGTGCATGTATATCACTAAAGCCTGAATTCTTTATGATTTGCTCGTCTGTAGCTGCAAATTTGAAACCACACTCAGCAATTAAGCATAAAGCTTCATCACTAACTGAACCTTCTGATGGCCACATACCGTCGATTTTAGATTCAAAAATTCGCTCCATATATTGCTTTGCGACTCTTATATGCCATTTTGCATCTTCTTTGTAGCTAAATTTTTGTGGTAGCTTTATATTTGGGTTTGAAACTTTTGCTATATCACTATCAATAAGTAGCGGCAAAATCGGATGATAAAAAGGTGTCGTAGTTAAACAAATATCACCGTTTTTAAAAGCCTTTTTATATTCTGGTACAATGGATTGAAGAATTTGAAGTTGCCTATTAAGCAAGTATTGCTTTTCTTCTTCGCCTGCTGCACTTAAATTCTCCTCAATTTTTTTTATTGTATCGTCTTTTTGAAGATTGCCAAGCCATGAAAGCAAATAAGCTATTTCACAAATTAAAATCTCTTGATTGCTAAAAACATTCAGAATATTTGAGGTGGCGTTTTGCTTTTTATGATAAAGCTGCCTATATTTAGGAGTTTTTTGTATAATGTGCGAACCTATCTTAAAAGAGTCTTCCAGTACAAACAATTTTTGTTTATCAGTCAGTTCAGAAACTGGCTTTAAAAGAAGACTCGCTGTGTTTTCGCACTCCAGATTCTTATAAGACAAAATCTGATTAACAAGCACGGGCGTTAAATTAAATGTTACCTTTGCATTGTTATTTTGAGCAATTTTTAACATATCAAGGTAGTCTTTGGATGCGTGAAGCCTTACCCAGCTAGCAGCATATTTACCTTCAATATCGTCTTTGTAATAGGGCTGATGCATGTGCCAAACAAAAGAAACAAATACCATAACTGATTATTATAATCTTTTTAAAAATTTATTACAAGGAATTTTTTAGGAGAGACTAAAGCTCTCCTAAAAAAATTAAAACACAATTATATTATAGCCGTCTTTAATGAAAGGCTCAAGAGCGACATGATTATCAAGATTTCCAATCACAGGCAAACCCTGCGCCTCTGCAGCTTCTAAGCTCTTTGTAGCTATTGCACAGCCTTTGCATACCGCCACAATAGAACCTTTTATATCTTCGTAAGCAGCATTCAAAGGGTGATTTTTGTCTGACATTTTTTGAACAACGCTTGTTGCATATCCTTCCAATATAATCTTAACATCGTAATTCTTTTTTCTTAAATCTTTTACATTTAAAAACAAATGATAATAGTCCATTGTGTTTGATGGATCTTTTAATACATAAAATAATGTCTTCATTACTTTCTCCTTTTTTAAGAATTAAAAACTATTTCTTTAAAGCTTTTGCCTGGAAAATCTTTTGCCAACTTCATCGTGCCACCTGCAAGTATAGTTTTAACTTCCCTTTCTGTTAAATGATAATTCAAAGGTATGGAAATACCTTTTGTTTCGTTGTATAGCATTACTTCGCCTTTGTTTTCAATTAGGGCTTTTCTAATATTTGGCAATTTAATTCTATCTCCCTGATCAATTTTTTCGTAATCATCTGGGTTTTTGAATGTAAGAGGCAGTATACCAAAATTGATAAGGTTAGCTCTGTGGATACGTTCAATGGCTTTTGCTATGACTGCTTTTACACCCAAATACATTGGGCATAATGCTGCGTGCTCTCTTGATGAGCCTTGACCGTATGAATCACCGCCCACAATAATGTTGTGAATGCCCATTTTTTTATTTTCCAAACATCTTTGAGCAAATGTAGGGTCTCTCTTCACAAAAACATATTCAGCATACTTTGGCACATTAGAGCGGTACTTTAGTAAGTCTCCTGCTGGCATAATATCATCTGTGGTAATTTTATCGCCAAATTTGCCTGTAACCTCACCAATTAAATCAGCTGGCATAGAGCTACCACCTGGCGGATCAACTATATTTGGTCCCTTATAGAGTTCAACTTTTGACATCCCAGTTTCATGTGCTGGTGGTATTATAAGCGAATCATCTATTGTAAATTCGCTTGGCACATCAACTTTTGGGTATTGAATACCAAAAAGTTTTTCCAAATCTCTGGGGTCTGTTATCTTACCCGTTAGAGCACATGCAGCTGCTGTTTCTGGGCTTACTAAATAAATTTTAGCTGTAGTAGTGCCGCTTCTTCCAAAAAAATTTCTATTGTTGGTTCTTATAGAAACTGCATTGTTTCTTGGAGCTTGACCTGCGCCTATGCAAAAACCACATGCTGATTCCAATATTCTTGCACCTGCAGCTATAATATGGCTTAACTTTCCTTCATCGGAAAGCATCCTTAAAACCTGCTTTGAGCCTGGTGCATAACCAAAACTTACGTTTTCATTTGCTACTTTGCCTTTTAAAATTTCTGCCAATATCTTGCCATCTTTATAAGAAGAGTTTGTACAGCTACCTACCATGACTTGATCTGCTGGTGTTCCTTCTACATCTCTTACGCGTACAACATTATCTGGTGAGTGAGGTTGTGCTATCATTGGTTCAAGTTCGTTTAAGTTAATTTCGATCACTTTATCGTATACAGCATCTGGATCCACCTCTAGAGAAATCCAGTCTTGTTCTCTTTTTTGGGCTTTTAAAAAAGATCTTGTTGTTTCGTCTGATGGAAAAACACTCGTTGTTACACCAAGCTCTGCACCCATATTGGTAATTGTTGCTCGCTCTGGGACGCTTAAATGCTTTACACCGTCTCCAAAGTACTCTGCAATCCAGCCAACATTGCCTTTAGTTGTAAGTATTTGCAATACTTTTAAAATAATATCTTTTGCTGAAACCCATGGGTTAAGCTTACCGGTTAACTTTATACCAACAATTTTCGGTCTTGGCATATAAAATGGCATACCAGCCATTGCGCTTGCAACATCAAGCCCGCCTGCACCAATAGCTATCATGCCAATACCACCACCCGTTGGTGTATGCGAATCAGAGCCCAACAGCGTTTTACCTGGTTTGCCAAAGCGTTCTACATGGACCTGATGGCAAATACCATTACCTGCTTTTGATAGATACAAGCCATATTTTTTTGCAAATGTTTGCAAATACGTATGGTCATCTGCATCTTCAAAGCCCATTTGGATTGTTTTGTGATCAATGTAGCTAACAGAAACTTCAGTCTTTACACGAGGTGTCCCCATTTGTTCAAATTGAAGATCCGCCATTGTGCCTGTTGCATCTTGCGTGAGCGTTTGATCAATTTTTATACCAATTTCGTCTCCTTCTGTGAGGCTACCGTCAACCAAATGCTCTTTGAGTATCTTTTGAGCGACTGTCAATCCCATGCCTTACCTCCTAGAAAATTTATTTGCTTTTCTGACACAAAATTTATATTATTTCTTTATAAATGTCAAATCTTTGGAGTACTTATGGTTAGGGTTTTGATTGTTGACGACTCGCTTATTTCAAGAAAATATTTAACAAGGATACTGGAAGAATCTGGCCAAATAAAGGTGATTGATACAGCCTCAGATGGACTAGAGGCTATAGAAAAAGTAAAAACTCTCAAACCAGATGTTGTTACCATGGATATAGAAATGCCAAAATTAAACGGCATAGAAGCGCTAAAACACATAATGTTAGAAAATCCCGTGCCGATAATTATGGTGTCAACGCTTACAACAGAAGGTGCAAGCATAACGCTTGAAGCTTTGCATTTAGGCGCAGTTGATTATATACCAAAAAACGATGTTCTTAACTTTAATAAAATAACAAAAGACGCTCGAGAACTATTAATAGCAAAAATCATCGCTGCAAAAAGCTCAAAAATACAAAAACCAAAACTTGTAAAACCTACACTGCCTAAGCCAACACAAATAGTCACACCACAGAAAATAACCACAAAAGATATTAGACTTATTGCTATTGCGACTTCAACGGGTGGACCCGTTGCCCTAGAAAAAATAATGAGTGAATTCCCAAAAGTTAATGTGCCTGTTTTAATTGTCCAACATATGCCAGCTACATTTACACCGATTTTTGCAAAATCACTCGATAGAATCTCATCTATACCCATAAAAGAAGCTCAGGATCAAGAAATTGCCCAAAATGGCAAAGGTTACCTAGCACCAGGCGGTTTACAAATGAGTATAGAGGACAAAAATGGTACACTTACTATAAAAATTTCAGACCAGCCAAAAACAATTTATGTTCCAAGTGCTGATGTATTGTTTAGCTCTTGCGCCGAAACAACAAAAAATAGGACGCTTGCTATTATCATGACGGGTATGGGAAACGATGGTTATGAGGGTTTACTAAAACTTAAAAAAATTGGCGGCACAATTATTGCACAAAGCAAAGAGTCCTGTGTCGTTTGGGGTATGCCAAGAAAGCCCACTGAAAACAACATAGTAGACTATATTGGCGACTTAGAAGAAATACCCAATATTATTAAAAAGATTATAGGATAAAAATGGCAGAGATTTTATCTCAAGAAGAAATAGATGCCCTACTTTCGACAATAGGCAAAGAAGAAGAGTCATCACAAGAATTACCCGAAACGCTTATAGAAGAAAAAATATCCATATATGACTTTAAAAGACCCGATAAGGTTTCCAAAGAACAAATCAGAGCATTAAGAAATCTCCACGATAAGTTCGCTAGAAACTTTTCCTCAAAACTCTCTGGTTTTTTGCGTACAATCATTGAAATAGATGTGGCAAGTGT
This window harbors:
- a CDS encoding glycoside hydrolase family 57 protein; its protein translation is MVFVSFVWHMHQPYYKDDIEGKYAASWVRLHASKDYLDMLKIAQNNNAKVTFNLTPVLVNQILSYKNLECENTASLLLKPVSELTDKQKLFVLEDSFKIGSHIIQKTPKYRQLYHKKQNATSNILNVFSNQEILICEIAYLLSWLGNLQKDDTIKKIEENLSAAGEEEKQYLLNRQLQILQSIVPEYKKAFKNGDICLTTTPFYHPILPLLIDSDIAKVSNPNIKLPQKFSYKEDAKWHIRVAKQYMERIFESKIDGMWPSEGSVSDEALCLIAECGFKFAATDEQIIKNSGFSDIHAPYLYENNNLSLHMFFRDHTLSDKIGFVYSHMHYKDAVEDFLNSIKAVESRSGPKSIVSVILDGENAWEYYDNNGYDFLNYLYDSLQKDTDIEIITPDEYLELKDAKELKFGKIWPGSWIGANFNIWIGDDEDNKAWDLLNKARERLSTNKASINQLYKAQGSDWNWWYGADHSSTDDVLFDNLFRSMLIKAYMLDKKTPPRELYIPIKKRLSTLESKSPISFINPKIDGVISSYFEWTGAGEFVELESAMSVSDRMIKKIYYGFNENDIFLRIDFNNLKSNILDQYTICIEIFDNVKTCLSLSNQKSYIQRFDRNGKIIAQEKFFDYAINKILEIKISKDFLGVHEKEKVFFYINIEHENKIIERFPTNKDILIEIPSKNFESENWFV
- the der gene encoding ribosome biogenesis GTPase Der, with product MIISIVGKPNVGKSSLFNLLVAKNKSIISKMPGTTRDTIADYLTIKDKNAMLIDTGGLNDEDYALSKKINLQTQEAIESSDIVILVFDAKEPLSDFDISLFKMIVKLKKTYIIVVNKVDEKNDNFFYEFMRFKDAILISTKRKTNIDKLKERLYELINKSIKIDDSDTKLAFVGRTNVGKSSLFNACLKKERSIVAPQAGTTLDSVDSFIRYNNRTYKIVDTAGLRLKLKKESLDKLASYLALFSIERCDIALLVIDAIEGVKTQDLRIASLLEQKHKGIVVVLNKWDLVEKDHDKVFKELKDRLSFVKFAPFLRVSAKESKNIDKIFKNIQIVEDYYNKRIPTHDLNEALHVLSKTHPAININSKPIKIKYINQVETKPPTFVIFTNTEKVPKNFEHYIKNQLYSMFKFTGCPLKLIFKKD
- a CDS encoding acyl CoA:acetate/3-ketoacid CoA transferase, with protein sequence MGHGKVVNVSDALSVIKDGDVVAISGFNLSTAPEYLILELFEQYKKTGHPNNLFIISDTLPAVADRGLDKVFGELYQDKDQKFIRGTLMPFIGWSPALMKMTLENRIEVYSFAIGTTSYWFREVASNRPGLLSKVGIGTFLDPRIDGGASNEIAKEKKTCKVDVLTINGEEWLLYQAPTPDVTLIRGTTADEDGNISMEEEGIYGTVLNMAQAAKALPNQGKVICQVKYVARKDTIPTREVIVPAPLIDYVVVAPDAEKYHKISGSYVYDPRLAGHVKAKKTKELEELLPAPNQIRDRIAAGRILIEVMKTAAKLKKPLFGNLGIGIPVYASWLAGELGLSNLLALTVEPGPIGGIALVGPDFGVAISPQAIIPMPDMFTNYEGGIIDFAALGFMEIDSKGNLNPSYSSTKVSGPGGFPVISSGSPRTFFAGGFTAGKFDIDAAKGKLIIKSDGNILKFNEKIVKIVFSGPQAVKAKKEILYVTERAVFGLNENGLILKEIAPGVDLEKDILAKMNFKPQIANKLETMPECLFHPSLDPLKEHIDDILEEAGLI
- a CDS encoding protein-glutamate methylesterase/protein-glutamine glutaminase → MVRVLIVDDSLISRKYLTRILEESGQIKVIDTASDGLEAIEKVKTLKPDVVTMDIEMPKLNGIEALKHIMLENPVPIIMVSTLTTEGASITLEALHLGAVDYIPKNDVLNFNKITKDARELLIAKIIAAKSSKIQKPKLVKPTLPKPTQIVTPQKITTKDIRLIAIATSTGGPVALEKIMSEFPKVNVPVLIVQHMPATFTPIFAKSLDRISSIPIKEAQDQEIAQNGKGYLAPGGLQMSIEDKNGTLTIKISDQPKTIYVPSADVLFSSCAETTKNRTLAIIMTGMGNDGYEGLLKLKKIGGTIIAQSKESCVVWGMPRKPTENNIVDYIGDLEEIPNIIKKIIG
- a CDS encoding aconitate hydratase, which gives rise to MGLTVAQKILKEHLVDGSLTEGDEIGIKIDQTLTQDATGTMADLQFEQMGTPRVKTEVSVSYIDHKTIQMGFEDADDHTYLQTFAKKYGLYLSKAGNGICHQVHVERFGKPGKTLLGSDSHTPTGGGIGMIAIGAGGLDVASAMAGMPFYMPRPKIVGIKLTGKLNPWVSAKDIILKVLQILTTKGNVGWIAEYFGDGVKHLSVPERATITNMGAELGVTTSVFPSDETTRSFLKAQKREQDWISLEVDPDAVYDKVIEINLNELEPMIAQPHSPDNVVRVRDVEGTPADQVMVGSCTNSSYKDGKILAEILKGKVANENVSFGYAPGSKQVLRMLSDEGKLSHIIAAGARILESACGFCIGAGQAPRNNAVSIRTNNRNFFGRSGTTTAKIYLVSPETAAACALTGKITDPRDLEKLFGIQYPKVDVPSEFTIDDSLIIPPAHETGMSKVELYKGPNIVDPPGGSSMPADLIGEVTGKFGDKITTDDIMPAGDLLKYRSNVPKYAEYVFVKRDPTFAQRCLENKKMGIHNIIVGGDSYGQGSSREHAALCPMYLGVKAVIAKAIERIHRANLINFGILPLTFKNPDDYEKIDQGDRIKLPNIRKALIENKGEVMLYNETKGISIPLNYHLTEREVKTILAGGTMKLAKDFPGKSFKEIVFNS
- a CDS encoding nitroreductase, with translation MTVLEAIKSRKSTRAFLDKPVEKEVLYKLFDIARFAPSGHNVQPWEILVLTGQTKNKLSDALVEAVKSSVERQYDYIYEVKDMPQYIKDRRRACNTRVFEFKNLDPKDKVALQEHILENFRFFNAPVELLLLREKNLGENTFIDIGIMAQTIMLLALEFGLASCPKTSIAAYAPVIKKTLNIPDTKMVIMSISLGYPDNNAYINKLTMDRIAVGDFVTFLD